One genomic segment of Culturomica massiliensis includes these proteins:
- a CDS encoding glycoside hydrolase family 125 protein, giving the protein MVTRRDFIKKSGLAIAAAAVAGTPLKYVVGKETSGIAGGMQAGSGFTTKRPALEERHFISKAVEDTIIHTKQQLKDPKLAWMFENCFPNTLDTTVDFKMRDGRPDTFVITGDINAMWLRDSGAQVWPYLPLCKDDEQLRLLVAGVINRQTQCILLDRYANAFTHGTESSEWASDLTEMKPYIHERKWEIDSLCYPVRLAYHYWKITGDTSVFDKEWTRAMGLVIQTFKEQQRKTEKGPYKFQRRTERQLDTLNNDGWGNPVNPVGLIVSCFRPSDDATTFGFLIPSNLFAVTSLRQMAEIAEKVTGNSTLAAECKALAAEVQTAINRYAIVTHPKYGKVYAYETDGFGNHYFMDDANVPSLLAMPYLGTISVKDPVYQNTRRMVWSNDNPFFFKGTAAEGIGGPHIGYDMIWPMSIIMKAMTSTDDGEIRKCIRTLRDTDAGTGFMHESFHMNKPEKFSRSWFAWANTLFGELIVKLVDNGKISLLNNL; this is encoded by the coding sequence ATGGTAACAAGAAGAGATTTTATTAAAAAGAGTGGCTTGGCTATTGCTGCTGCCGCAGTTGCCGGTACACCCTTAAAATATGTGGTGGGTAAAGAGACTTCGGGGATAGCAGGGGGAATGCAGGCTGGAAGCGGTTTTACGACAAAACGTCCGGCTTTGGAAGAACGGCATTTTATTTCAAAAGCGGTAGAGGATACGATCATTCATACCAAGCAGCAGTTGAAAGATCCTAAATTGGCCTGGATGTTTGAAAATTGTTTTCCGAATACTTTGGATACGACGGTTGATTTCAAAATGAGAGACGGACGACCGGATACTTTTGTCATTACCGGCGATATCAATGCGATGTGGTTGAGAGATTCCGGTGCTCAGGTATGGCCGTATCTCCCATTATGTAAGGATGATGAACAATTGCGTTTACTGGTAGCCGGAGTTATCAACAGGCAGACGCAATGCATATTGCTGGATCGATATGCCAATGCTTTTACTCATGGTACGGAATCAAGTGAATGGGCTTCGGATTTAACGGAAATGAAACCTTATATACATGAGCGGAAATGGGAAATAGATTCGCTATGTTATCCGGTACGGTTGGCTTATCATTATTGGAAAATTACAGGAGATACTTCTGTTTTCGATAAAGAATGGACCCGGGCAATGGGTTTGGTGATTCAAACGTTTAAAGAGCAACAACGCAAGACAGAGAAAGGACCTTATAAGTTTCAACGCCGGACAGAACGACAATTGGATACTTTAAATAATGACGGTTGGGGTAATCCGGTAAATCCGGTAGGATTGATTGTATCCTGTTTCCGTCCATCCGACGATGCAACGACATTTGGCTTTCTGATACCCTCCAATCTGTTTGCGGTAACTTCTTTGCGGCAGATGGCGGAGATTGCGGAAAAGGTAACAGGTAATTCTACTTTGGCGGCGGAATGCAAGGCATTGGCGGCAGAGGTGCAGACGGCGATCAATCGGTATGCTATTGTTACCCATCCGAAATACGGTAAAGTGTATGCTTATGAAACAGATGGTTTCGGGAATCATTATTTTATGGACGATGCCAATGTTCCCAGTTTGTTGGCAATGCCTTATTTGGGGACGATATCTGTAAAAGATCCGGTATATCAGAATACACGCAGGATGGTTTGGAGTAATGATAATCCTTTCTTTTTCAAAGGTACGGCAGCAGAAGGAATTGGAGGCCCCCATATCGGATACGATATGATATGGCCGATGAGTATTATTATGAAGGCGATGACGTCTACAGACGACGGGGAAATCCGGAAATGTATCAGAACTCTTCGGGATACAGATGCCGGGACGGGTTTTATGCACGAGTCATTCCATATGAATAAGCCGGAGAAATTTTCACGTTCCTGGTTTGCCTGGGCGAATACGTTATTTGGGGAATTGATTGTGAAGTTGGTAGATAACGGTAAAATTTCGCTTTTGAATAACCTTTAA
- the rsmA gene encoding 16S rRNA (adenine(1518)-N(6)/adenine(1519)-N(6))-dimethyltransferase RsmA has protein sequence MSIVRAKKSLGQHFLKDQNIARKITDSLLPMTSEVLEIGPGMGVLTRHLFADNRFSVRAIDIDTESIEYLHNELPEQRERILFGDFLKTDISHWYNSPFSIIGNLPYNISSQIFFRIIENKHLVKQAVCMIQKEVAERITASHGNKTYGILSVFLQTFYRIEYLFTVSENVFDPPPKVKSAVIRLTRNEREQLPCNEKLFFNIVKTGFNQRRKTLRNSIRQITPANFTSDYLNLRPEQLSVDDFITLCRQIEEFNACHTS, from the coding sequence ATGAGTATTGTTAGAGCTAAAAAAAGTCTGGGACAGCATTTTCTGAAAGATCAGAATATTGCACGTAAAATTACTGACAGTCTGCTTCCGATGACAAGCGAAGTACTGGAAATAGGTCCGGGAATGGGTGTACTTACACGACATTTGTTCGCCGACAACCGTTTTTCTGTACGAGCAATCGACATCGATACCGAATCGATCGAATATTTACATAACGAACTACCGGAACAACGGGAACGGATTTTATTCGGAGATTTTCTGAAAACCGACATCAGCCATTGGTACAACTCTCCTTTCTCTATTATCGGTAATCTTCCTTACAACATATCATCTCAGATTTTTTTCCGCATCATCGAAAATAAACACTTGGTGAAACAGGCGGTATGCATGATACAAAAAGAAGTCGCAGAAAGAATAACCGCCTCTCATGGAAATAAAACGTATGGCATTTTAAGTGTTTTTTTACAAACATTCTACCGTATCGAATATCTCTTTACCGTCAGTGAAAATGTTTTCGATCCGCCGCCGAAAGTAAAATCCGCAGTCATACGTCTGACCCGTAACGAAAGGGAACAGTTGCCCTGTAATGAAAAATTGTTTTTCAATATCGTTAAAACCGGATTCAACCAACGCCGTAAAACTTTACGCAACTCAATACGACAGATCACACCGGCAAACTTTACCTCGGACTATCTAAATCTACGTCCGGAACAGTTGAGTGTAGACGATTTCATTACACTCTGCCGGCAGATCGAAGAATTTAATGCCTGTCATACATCTTAA
- the mgtE gene encoding magnesium transporter — MLQFELTHEFLSQIEELIDAGNKEQVSGLLKDLHPADVAEILEELDNERAQFVFLLLDNEKGSDVLAEIDEEERNRFLASFPPEIIAKRFIDHMESDDAADVVGSLSDEQQHEVLSHMDDLEQAGDIVDLLHYDEDTAGGLMAKELVVVNENWTVLTCLRELSRQAENIDEIYNVYVVDDDNKLKGRLSLKKMILSPTSAKISNLYYEDIISVKTDEPAESVARIMQKYDLVAIPVVDSLGRLAGRITIDDVVDVIREEAERDYQMMSGISQDVETSDSIWSQTKARLPWLIIALFGGMVSAYMISRYEAEIALFPVTAMFIPVITAMGGNVGIQSSAIVVQGLASNSLSLKNGFHNIIKEIGGALINATICSSIIFLLTLCFNLNSLAMPLTVTLSLFIVILFASIFGTAFPLLLNRLNIDPALATGPFITLTNDIIGLNIYLLTGNAILSCF; from the coding sequence ATGCTTCAGTTTGAGCTTACCCACGAATTCCTGAGTCAAATCGAAGAGTTGATCGATGCCGGTAACAAAGAACAAGTTTCCGGGTTACTCAAAGATCTGCATCCGGCGGATGTTGCAGAAATTTTAGAAGAACTGGATAACGAACGGGCACAATTCGTCTTTTTACTACTGGATAACGAAAAAGGCAGCGATGTACTTGCAGAAATCGACGAAGAGGAACGCAATCGCTTTCTGGCTTCTTTTCCTCCTGAAATTATTGCCAAACGCTTCATCGACCATATGGAATCCGATGACGCCGCCGATGTTGTCGGGAGCCTCTCCGACGAGCAACAACACGAGGTATTATCCCATATGGACGACCTGGAACAAGCCGGAGATATTGTCGACTTGCTGCATTATGACGAAGATACTGCCGGAGGTTTGATGGCAAAAGAATTGGTGGTCGTCAATGAAAACTGGACCGTTCTCACCTGTCTGCGCGAATTGAGCCGTCAAGCTGAAAATATCGACGAAATTTACAACGTTTATGTCGTCGACGACGATAACAAACTAAAGGGACGTCTATCACTGAAAAAGATGATTCTTTCCCCGACCTCTGCCAAAATCAGTAATCTGTATTACGAAGACATTATATCTGTAAAAACCGATGAGCCGGCAGAATCCGTAGCCCGTATTATGCAGAAATACGACCTCGTAGCCATTCCGGTTGTCGATTCTCTGGGACGCCTGGCAGGACGGATTACAATCGACGACGTCGTCGATGTTATCCGCGAAGAGGCCGAGAGAGACTATCAGATGATGTCCGGTATCAGCCAGGACGTGGAGACATCAGACAGCATCTGGTCGCAAACCAAAGCCCGCTTGCCTTGGCTGATCATCGCCCTCTTTGGAGGAATGGTCTCTGCGTATATGATTTCCCGTTACGAAGCGGAAATAGCTCTTTTTCCGGTAACTGCCATGTTTATTCCCGTCATTACAGCTATGGGAGGAAATGTTGGCATTCAATCTTCAGCCATCGTAGTACAAGGATTAGCCTCAAACTCATTGAGCCTTAAAAACGGATTCCACAATATCATCAAAGAGATCGGCGGAGCACTAATCAATGCTACGATTTGCTCTTCCATTATTTTTCTCCTGACTCTTTGTTTCAATCTCAATTCATTGGCCATGCCGTTGACCGTTACCCTTTCCCTATTCATTGTTATCCTGTTTGCTTCGATCTTCGGAACAGCCTTTCCCCTACTGCTCAACAGATTAAATATTGATCCGGCCTTAGCAACAGGCCCTTTCATTACACTGACCAATGACATCATCGGCCTGAACATATACCTGCTTACAGGCAATGCTATTTTATCCTGTTTCTAA
- a CDS encoding bile acid:sodium symporter family protein yields MNTIFIVLPILTLLMFELGLELNIRDFLLFYKRPRPVFVGLVGQIVVLPLLAIGLGLFFRLDALFFIGLVLIACSPGGSSSNVFSMIAKGDVALSVSLTALSSVITLFTIPVIMAFAFHLVGNQEDFRMHLPVGRLIIQNLVLTLLPVVLGVLYKRYAPERAEKVRCLLNKIAFPALLLLATVFFVQHYRVILVHIGQLGVCIGMLILSAMAVGGGLSWLMRLQGRERRTIVIEIGMQNAAQGIAIATSPFIFNSEIIAIPSIVYALIMNIVLLTYIRVAGRTIQPVS; encoded by the coding sequence ATGAATACGATTTTTATAGTATTACCGATTCTTACCCTTTTGATGTTCGAACTGGGATTGGAACTAAATATCAGGGATTTTCTTCTTTTTTATAAGCGTCCCCGGCCGGTGTTTGTCGGGCTTGTCGGACAGATTGTGGTTTTGCCTCTATTGGCAATAGGGTTGGGCTTGTTTTTCCGTTTGGATGCTCTTTTTTTTATCGGCTTAGTGCTGATTGCTTGTTCTCCGGGGGGCAGTTCGTCCAATGTGTTTTCCATGATTGCGAAAGGAGATGTAGCGCTTTCCGTCAGTCTTACAGCTCTCAGCAGTGTGATTACTCTTTTTACGATTCCTGTGATCATGGCTTTTGCGTTTCATTTGGTGGGTAATCAGGAAGATTTTAGGATGCATTTGCCGGTGGGGCGTTTGATTATCCAGAATCTGGTCTTGACTTTACTGCCGGTTGTTCTGGGGGTACTATACAAACGATACGCTCCGGAAAGGGCAGAAAAAGTAAGGTGTTTGTTGAATAAAATAGCTTTTCCGGCACTTCTTTTATTGGCGACAGTATTTTTTGTACAGCATTACCGGGTGATTCTTGTACATATCGGACAATTAGGTGTGTGTATCGGAATGCTTATTTTGTCGGCTATGGCCGTTGGGGGCGGCTTATCCTGGCTTATGCGCCTGCAGGGGAGAGAAAGGCGTACAATTGTCATTGAAATCGGTATGCAGAATGCCGCTCAGGGGATAGCTATCGCAACCAGTCCCTTTATATTTAACAGTGAAATTATAGCCATTCCTTCGATTGTATATGCTTTGATTATGAATATTGTTTTACTGACTTATATCAGGGTGGCCGGCCGGACTATTCAACCCGTAAGTTAG
- a CDS encoding 4Fe-4S binding protein, whose protein sequence is MQLHLVYFSPTHTSRTIGRSIALGCNTDNITETDLTYRHPGQPIVIQADIAIVAVPVYGGRVAETAMERLQWIKGQQTPVIPVVVYGNRDYEDALLELTDHLKNTGFCPLAAAAFIGEHSYSRTDMPIAGGRPDAADQTAAITFGWKAVEKWNATKQKTVFPEPHIPGNYPYKIKGPKTPAAPVTSSEKCIQCGICSEVCPTEAISGTIPVSDPALCIKCCACVKECPAEARIFNTPYTAMLFEKCSARKEPETWF, encoded by the coding sequence ATGCAATTACATCTTGTTTACTTTTCACCGACACATACGAGCCGTACTATCGGACGTTCGATAGCCCTGGGATGCAATACGGACAATATCACCGAAACCGATTTAACTTACCGGCACCCCGGCCAACCGATAGTAATACAGGCAGATATAGCCATCGTCGCCGTTCCGGTATACGGAGGGCGTGTTGCAGAAACGGCAATGGAGCGTCTGCAATGGATAAAAGGGCAACAGACACCCGTTATTCCGGTAGTCGTATACGGCAACCGGGATTATGAAGATGCCTTACTGGAACTGACGGACCATTTGAAAAATACAGGGTTCTGTCCGCTGGCAGCAGCAGCCTTCATCGGCGAACATTCCTACAGCCGGACGGATATGCCGATTGCAGGCGGACGACCGGATGCTGCCGACCAAACCGCAGCTATAACATTCGGGTGGAAAGCCGTTGAAAAATGGAATGCGACAAAACAAAAAACAGTATTTCCGGAACCGCATATTCCGGGAAATTATCCGTATAAAATAAAAGGTCCGAAAACTCCGGCAGCCCCCGTCACCTCTTCCGAAAAATGTATCCAATGCGGTATATGTTCGGAAGTATGCCCGACCGAAGCCATATCCGGAACAATTCCCGTAAGCGACCCGGCCCTTTGCATCAAATGTTGTGCCTGTGTAAAAGAATGTCCGGCCGAAGCCCGGATATTCAATACCCCTTACACAGCTATGCTATTCGAAAAATGCAGCGCCCGGAAAGAACCTGAAACGTGGTTTTGA
- a CDS encoding nitroreductase family protein has product MERNLKEALKHRRSYYAIEAQSPIPDEKVEEIVRFVLETTPSAFNSQSTRLVLLLGEQHKKFWQIVKDTLQKIISEQAFKATENKINNSFASGYGTVLFFEDEAIVEGLQKAFPLYESKFPEWSEHTSAMHQLATWTMLEDAGFGASLQHYNPLIDTAVIAEWKLPEHWKLIAQMPFGTPLLVPDKKEIKPIHDRLKIFK; this is encoded by the coding sequence ATGGAACGAAATTTAAAAGAAGCCCTGAAACACAGACGCAGTTACTATGCGATAGAGGCTCAATCACCGATACCCGATGAAAAAGTCGAGGAAATCGTCCGCTTTGTATTGGAAACGACTCCTTCTGCATTTAATTCACAATCGACACGTTTGGTATTATTGTTGGGAGAACAACACAAAAAATTCTGGCAAATCGTAAAAGATACCTTACAAAAAATCATATCAGAACAGGCTTTTAAAGCTACTGAAAATAAAATTAACAACTCCTTTGCTTCCGGTTACGGTACCGTTCTGTTTTTTGAGGACGAAGCCATCGTTGAAGGATTACAAAAAGCTTTTCCCTTATATGAAAGCAAATTCCCGGAATGGTCGGAACACACATCGGCTATGCATCAGCTTGCCACATGGACCATGCTCGAAGATGCCGGATTCGGAGCATCATTGCAACATTACAATCCATTGATTGATACCGCCGTTATTGCTGAGTGGAAATTACCGGAACATTGGAAACTGATAGCACAAATGCCATTCGGAACACCTTTGCTCGTTCCTGATAAAAAAGAAATAAAACCGATCCACGACAGGCTGAAGATTTTCAAATAA
- the rsmG gene encoding 16S rRNA (guanine(527)-N(7))-methyltransferase RsmG — translation MIGAELIANYFPELTKEQKELFGGLGELYREWNEKINVISRKDIDSLYIHHVLHSLAIAKVLSFEKGTHIMDVGTGGGFPGIPLAILFPDSHFYLVDSIGKKIKVVRGVAEALGLENVKAEQIRVEQVKEKFDFIVSRAVTAFPAFVGLVKNKFNTESHNELANGLLYLKGGDFEEELKAYQQAVKIYNIPDFFKEEFFETKKVIYLDRSKLK, via the coding sequence ATGATTGGAGCAGAACTTATCGCAAATTATTTCCCTGAATTGACAAAAGAACAAAAAGAGCTTTTCGGTGGTTTAGGTGAGCTATACCGGGAATGGAATGAGAAAATAAATGTAATTTCGAGGAAAGATATCGATTCATTGTATATTCACCATGTCCTCCATTCTTTGGCTATAGCTAAAGTGCTATCTTTTGAAAAGGGAACTCATATTATGGATGTCGGAACGGGAGGCGGTTTTCCGGGCATTCCGCTGGCTATTTTATTTCCGGACAGTCATTTTTATTTGGTGGATTCTATCGGTAAAAAGATAAAAGTGGTACGAGGAGTAGCTGAAGCATTGGGATTGGAAAATGTAAAAGCCGAACAAATCCGGGTAGAACAAGTAAAAGAAAAATTTGATTTTATTGTCAGTCGTGCGGTAACTGCATTTCCGGCTTTTGTCGGATTGGTGAAAAATAAATTCAATACGGAGTCCCATAATGAATTGGCTAACGGGCTGTTGTATCTGAAGGGCGGAGATTTTGAGGAAGAATTGAAGGCCTATCAACAGGCGGTAAAGATTTATAATATACCCGATTTTTTTAAAGAGGAATTTTTTGAAACGAAGAAAGTAATTTACCTGGATCGGAGTAAATTGAAATGA
- a CDS encoding MFS transporter, protein MDNWKKKFAIIWAGQLFSILSSAIVGYAVIFWLSIETRSAEVLALSVMASLLPQAVLGPFAGVYVDRWKRKRTMIAADMFVALCSFILGLLFYYDMAELEYIYLLLALRSVGNAFHSPAMQAAIPLLAPESELMRIAGVNQAIQSASSIAGPALGAILITSFNMTTVMLCDVAGALIACTALLFVFIPDPAPKEIKEKPSVIREMKEGLQEVRRHKGIAWLMGISVLVTFFLMPVATLFPLMTVVHFEGSTFQMSLIEMIWGGGTLTGGLIIGIWKFKVRKVILINISYLVLGAYLIGSGLLPTGGFTLFVLLTVIGGLSAPFYSSPFTTLLQTYIAPTALGRVFSLFGSLSLLPAVIGLLATGFIADHIGITRAFIYAGTIITLLGIFSFSVTSIMQLEKKKRHTNTKI, encoded by the coding sequence ATGGATAATTGGAAAAAAAAGTTTGCCATCATCTGGGCAGGACAACTGTTCTCTATATTAAGTAGCGCTATCGTCGGCTATGCCGTCATTTTCTGGTTGAGCATAGAGACCCGTAGTGCTGAGGTCCTTGCGCTATCTGTCATGGCCAGCTTATTACCACAGGCTGTTTTAGGCCCGTTTGCAGGAGTATATGTAGACCGGTGGAAACGGAAAAGGACAATGATAGCTGCCGATATGTTTGTCGCTTTATGCTCTTTCATATTAGGATTACTGTTTTATTACGACATGGCGGAATTAGAATACATCTATCTGTTACTGGCTTTACGAAGCGTCGGAAATGCGTTTCACTCCCCTGCCATGCAAGCTGCCATACCTTTACTTGCTCCCGAATCCGAATTAATGCGTATAGCCGGTGTCAATCAGGCTATTCAGTCGGCCAGTAGCATTGCCGGACCGGCACTAGGTGCCATCCTGATCACCTCGTTCAACATGACGACAGTGATGCTCTGTGACGTTGCCGGAGCACTGATCGCCTGCACCGCCTTATTATTCGTATTTATTCCCGACCCGGCCCCAAAAGAGATAAAAGAAAAACCGAGTGTTATCCGGGAAATGAAAGAAGGTCTGCAAGAAGTGAGACGACACAAAGGCATTGCCTGGTTAATGGGAATCTCTGTTTTAGTCACTTTCTTTTTGATGCCTGTTGCTACCCTATTCCCTCTGATGACAGTCGTACACTTCGAAGGCAGTACATTCCAAATGAGCCTGATAGAAATGATATGGGGTGGTGGCACATTAACCGGAGGACTTATTATAGGTATCTGGAAATTCAAAGTACGAAAAGTAATCCTGATTAACATATCCTATCTGGTTCTGGGAGCCTATCTGATAGGCTCGGGGCTTTTACCCACCGGCGGTTTCACCCTGTTTGTTCTCCTTACAGTCATCGGAGGGCTGTCCGCACCCTTTTACAGCAGTCCTTTTACAACATTGCTGCAAACCTACATTGCCCCTACGGCTTTAGGCCGGGTATTCTCTCTATTCGGAAGCCTGAGTTTGCTGCCGGCTGTCATCGGACTATTGGCTACCGGATTCATTGCCGATCATATTGGTATTACCCGTGCTTTTATATACGCAGGCACCATCATAACCCTGCTGGGAATATTTTCTTTTTCCGTCACATCAATCATGCAATTGGAGAAAAAGAAACGCCATACAAATACTAAAATATAA
- a CDS encoding lysylphosphatidylglycerol synthase transmembrane domain-containing protein codes for MPLVYKRIVKFFVFLGITSLLFWLVYRNQNWSEAEKILKEDVDYTWIWVAIGMGLLSHLCRALRWQLLTRSMGYNIRLANSFMGVMIGYLANIALPRMGEFTRCGVVSKYERVPFSKLFGTVVAERVIDLGILVALTLVVVFTQFKQIGIFLEDNREVEEKIVSFFHSSWFFVFAVGLVLALYIVWRLLRKTSFHERLRNFWQGMKEGLLTVKRVKHKWLFVFYSLFIWLMYYLMFYVCFFCFEFTSDLGALIALTIFVLSSYGMVMPAQGGIGSWHAMVIAALLVYLPHTPGIENMCRTFALLTHGTMTLLYIVVGAFCLLIMPLYNTKSLKKQE; via the coding sequence ATGCCTCTTGTTTATAAACGGATAGTTAAGTTTTTTGTTTTTTTAGGGATCACTTCCCTTTTATTTTGGTTGGTATATCGGAACCAGAACTGGAGCGAGGCGGAGAAAATATTGAAAGAGGATGTCGATTATACCTGGATTTGGGTAGCTATCGGCATGGGGCTTTTAAGTCATCTTTGCCGGGCATTGAGATGGCAATTGCTGACTCGTTCGATGGGATATAATATTCGTTTGGCAAATAGTTTTATGGGAGTGATGATCGGTTATCTGGCGAATATTGCTTTGCCCCGGATGGGCGAATTTACCCGGTGTGGGGTTGTCAGTAAATACGAGCGTGTACCTTTCTCGAAATTATTCGGAACAGTTGTGGCGGAGCGGGTTATCGATTTGGGTATATTGGTCGCATTGACATTAGTCGTAGTATTTACTCAGTTTAAGCAAATCGGAATTTTTTTAGAAGATAACCGGGAAGTGGAGGAAAAAATCGTTTCTTTTTTTCATTCTTCCTGGTTTTTTGTTTTTGCGGTGGGATTGGTATTGGCATTGTATATTGTATGGCGGCTTTTGAGAAAAACTTCTTTTCACGAACGGTTGAGAAATTTCTGGCAGGGAATGAAGGAAGGATTGTTAACCGTAAAGCGTGTGAAGCACAAGTGGTTGTTTGTATTTTATTCGCTTTTTATCTGGTTGATGTATTACCTGATGTTTTACGTTTGCTTTTTCTGTTTTGAATTTACATCTGATTTAGGTGCACTGATAGCCTTGACGATTTTTGTGTTGAGCAGTTATGGAATGGTTATGCCGGCTCAGGGCGGCATCGGTTCCTGGCACGCTATGGTGATAGCCGCTTTGTTGGTGTATTTGCCCCATACTCCGGGAATTGAAAATATGTGCCGTACATTTGCTTTGCTGACGCATGGAACAATGACGCTTCTGTATATTGTTGTCGGAGCGTTTTGTTTATTGATCATGCCTTTGTATAACACGAAGAGTTTGAAAAAGCAGGAATAA
- a CDS encoding helix-turn-helix domain-containing protein, with product MTIEDYFTATNLIHNISEEEYERVKSLSKVFDAISRTTYQSLYIIDYYKKNFLYVSDNPLFLCGHTSEEVRDMGYLFYIQHVPEKEQSMLMELNKAGFNFFDKLDLEERLSYSISYDFHIISGRKATLINHKLTPVILTDDGKIWLAACFVSLSAHESPGHIEIRKQGQTEFWEYSLEGHRWNINEGLELSDREKDILSLSARGYTMNEISDKLCIAIDTVKFYKRRLFERLNVKNITEALSFATNYKLL from the coding sequence ATGACGATAGAAGATTATTTTACAGCCACGAATCTTATACATAATATATCCGAGGAGGAATATGAACGTGTAAAATCATTATCAAAAGTATTTGATGCGATATCCCGGACAACCTATCAGAGTCTTTATATTATCGATTATTATAAAAAGAATTTTTTGTATGTTTCCGATAATCCGTTGTTTTTATGTGGCCATACTTCGGAAGAAGTCCGGGATATGGGCTATTTGTTTTACATACAACATGTTCCGGAAAAAGAACAATCCATGCTGATGGAGCTGAATAAAGCAGGGTTCAATTTTTTTGATAAGCTGGATTTAGAAGAGAGGTTGTCTTATAGCATATCTTATGATTTTCATATTATTTCCGGACGAAAAGCAACATTGATCAATCATAAACTGACTCCTGTTATTTTAACGGATGACGGGAAAATATGGTTGGCGGCTTGTTTTGTATCCTTATCGGCACATGAATCTCCCGGTCATATAGAGATACGTAAACAAGGACAAACCGAGTTTTGGGAATATTCTTTAGAGGGACATCGCTGGAATATAAATGAGGGATTGGAACTGTCCGACAGGGAAAAGGATATACTTTCCCTATCTGCAAGGGGGTATACCATGAATGAGATTTCTGATAAACTATGTATTGCCATAGATACGGTTAAATTCTATAAAAGAAGACTTTTTGAAAGACTAAATGTAAAAAATATAACCGAGGCATTGTCTTTTGCAACCAATTATAAACTGCTGTAA
- a CDS encoding ThiF family adenylyltransferase — MEERYCRNRIYVKESEQEAIKKYRILLGGAGIGSIIAECALRFGFENITIVDGDKVELSNLNRQNYEESDLGHYKAERLAHRLLRINPEAKIDFHTCYINKDNVEELIKGHDVAINALDFKSDIPFIFDKLCQKSDIPVLHPYNFGWAGFLTVVKPKGFKLSLLSHTPEGFEVKMAQYVSKYSSFWNISRPWLDQVIDTFKKEKDARPAPQLSIGSWIAAGFCVNVMYNLVTEKEVKTFPKFYLSSIYCDNN, encoded by the coding sequence ATGGAAGAAAGATATTGTAGAAATCGTATTTACGTTAAGGAATCAGAACAAGAAGCTATAAAGAAATACAGGATTCTGCTAGGAGGTGCAGGCATAGGCAGTATAATCGCAGAATGTGCTTTGAGATTTGGTTTTGAGAATATCACAATAGTGGACGGTGACAAGGTTGAATTAAGCAATTTAAATCGTCAAAACTATGAAGAATCGGATCTCGGTCACTATAAGGCAGAAAGATTAGCTCATCGGCTGTTACGTATAAACCCGGAAGCTAAAATAGATTTTCATACCTGTTATATAAATAAAGACAATGTAGAAGAATTAATAAAAGGACATGATGTAGCTATCAATGCTTTGGATTTTAAATCCGATATCCCTTTTATTTTTGATAAGTTATGCCAGAAATCCGATATCCCTGTATTACATCCCTATAATTTCGGTTGGGCCGGTTTTCTTACCGTAGTAAAGCCAAAGGGATTTAAATTATCCCTATTGTCGCATACGCCTGAAGGTTTTGAAGTGAAGATGGCTCAATATGTTTCCAAATACAGTTCCTTTTGGAATATTTCGAGGCCCTGGCTCGATCAGGTGATAGACACGTTCAAAAAAGAAAAGGATGCACGACCGGCTCCCCAGCTATCTATCGGCTCCTGGATTGCTGCAGGATTTTGTGTAAATGTGATGTACAATCTGGTAACAGAAAAGGAAGTAAAAACTTTTCCCAAATTCTACTTATCATCCATCTATTGCGACAATAATTAA